One candidate division WOR-3 bacterium DNA window includes the following coding sequences:
- a CDS encoding archease, which produces MRYRLLEHTADLMVAVYGKDLPELFCNAAFMLFDIMVDIKQVEPRLNEAVELKSTDLEELFLDWLRELLYRFSTRGFVPSRVVIEHLNPESFEIKAQLTGEVYQPDRHGLKIEIKTPTYHNYRLEQDATGWVATVVLDV; this is translated from the coding sequence ATGAGATACCGTCTCCTTGAACACACCGCGGACCTGATGGTGGCGGTCTACGGCAAAGACCTGCCTGAACTTTTTTGCAATGCGGCGTTTATGCTGTTTGATATAATGGTAGATATAAAACAGGTTGAGCCCAGATTAAACGAAGCGGTGGAGTTGAAATCAACTGACCTGGAAGAACTTTTTCTTGACTGGCTCCGCGAGTTGCTCTATCGGTTTTCCACCCGGGGTTTTGTGCCCAGCAGGGTGGTGATTGAACATCTCAACCCGGAGTCGTTTGAAATCAAGGCACAACTGACCGGCGAGGTTTATCAGCCGGACAGGCACGGTTTAAAGATAGAGATAAAGACCCCGACCTACCATAATTACCGGCTGGAGCAGGATGCCACCGGCTGGGTTGCAACGGTGGTACTGGATGTTTAG
- a CDS encoding hydrogenase iron-sulfur subunit, translating to MNQFEPKIVGFLCNWCTYAGADLAGTSRIQYPPNMRPIRVMCSAAVDSVYIVRALMEGADGVFIGGCHPGDCHYVSGNYKTRRRMVLFNSIMRSLGLDQERVLLRWISAAEGKRFAETITEFTEKLRQKGPSPFKTLWEV from the coding sequence GTGAATCAATTTGAACCCAAAATTGTCGGTTTTCTGTGTAACTGGTGTACCTATGCTGGTGCGGACCTTGCCGGGACATCGCGGATTCAATATCCACCTAATATGAGACCGATTCGGGTGATGTGCTCAGCCGCGGTTGATTCGGTTTACATTGTCCGGGCGCTGATGGAAGGTGCTGATGGCGTGTTTATCGGTGGTTGCCATCCCGGTGACTGTCATTATGTGTCGGGTAATTACAAGACCCGACGCCGCATGGTGTTGTTCAACTCGATTATGCGCTCACTGGGTCTGGACCAGGAACGGGTGCTGTTACGCTGGATTTCAGCGGCGGAGGGAAAAAGGTTTGCGGAGACGATAACCGAGTTTACTGAGAAGTTACGCCAGAAGGGTCCAAGCCCGTTTAAGACGCTCTGGGAGGTGTGA
- the lspA gene encoding signal peptidase II, with the protein MAAALRRSFVWTAIAALFADQLTKIVVYGITGGVEGGAPIRLLGDILKISYTTNTRGVFGIPFGPRFLYFILPGIGVILVLIFALQTKSNWLGAAYGLILGGALGNLIDRFRLGFVIDFIDFELRPLHLRWFTFNLADAFVVIGVIMIFLAEIAGSIKSRRQKRNYVEAQKEVKEHETARLSGQQLNNTD; encoded by the coding sequence ATGGCTGCCGCTTTGCGCCGGTCGTTTGTCTGGACCGCCATCGCCGCGCTTTTCGCTGACCAGTTGACAAAAATCGTTGTTTACGGCATTACCGGCGGGGTTGAAGGTGGCGCACCGATTCGTCTTCTGGGCGACATCCTGAAAATCTCGTACACGACCAACACCCGGGGCGTTTTTGGGATTCCATTTGGTCCACGGTTTCTCTACTTCATCCTCCCCGGTATTGGCGTCATTCTCGTTTTGATTTTTGCCCTGCAAACAAAAAGTAACTGGCTGGGCGCTGCCTATGGACTGATTCTGGGCGGCGCGCTCGGCAACCTTATTGACCGGTTCCGGCTCGGCTTTGTCATCGACTTTATCGATTTTGAACTGCGTCCCTTACATCTCCGCTGGTTTACTTTCAATCTGGCGGATGCGTTCGTTGTTATCGGGGTAATTATGATTTTTCTTGCCGAAATCGCTGGCAGTATAAAAAGCCGGCGCCAGAAGCGCAACTACGTAGAAGCGCAAAAGGAGGTAAAGGAGCATGAAACGGCGCGTTTATCTGGACAACAACTCAACAACACCGATTGA
- a CDS encoding restriction endonuclease: protein MINDPKVLSLLELLAENKIPALEPVFAPRPGGWVSYPVVENHLGVDAEYAQRLLEDLHRVGYLERHFAERLIFCPVCNSNNLKWTVFCPKCGSPNLNRVRLLRHRTCNWTGPEKDFQRLNERVCPKCRAELFLIGSDYDDLGSRYQCEDCREITRTPVEKWHCPNCNRTFPKDGVRELILYRFVLDPAQISKLRLERIPRAKVLEILKREGYDVQEAARLVGRSGAEHIIDILATKQTGPLEHRIIVGFASAERAVDSEEVIKLYAKAYDVNAQDIILIAVPRLSEDAQQFAQHYHIRVYNAEALDRLLAGAEHIV from the coding sequence ATGATTAACGACCCGAAGGTGTTGAGCCTTTTAGAACTCCTCGCGGAGAATAAAATCCCGGCTCTGGAACCGGTGTTTGCCCCGCGTCCGGGAGGCTGGGTAAGTTATCCGGTGGTGGAAAACCATTTGGGCGTTGATGCCGAATACGCCCAGCGGCTCCTTGAAGACCTGCACCGTGTGGGATATCTTGAGCGCCATTTCGCCGAACGGCTTATCTTCTGTCCGGTCTGCAACTCAAACAACCTCAAGTGGACGGTCTTCTGCCCAAAATGTGGTTCGCCCAATCTGAATCGCGTGCGCCTTTTAAGACACCGTACCTGTAACTGGACCGGACCGGAAAAGGATTTCCAGCGTCTCAACGAGCGGGTCTGTCCCAAGTGCCGCGCCGAACTTTTCCTCATCGGCAGCGACTATGACGACCTCGGCAGCCGCTATCAGTGTGAAGACTGCCGGGAGATAACCCGGACCCCGGTAGAAAAGTGGCACTGCCCGAACTGTAACCGCACCTTCCCGAAAGACGGCGTGCGGGAACTGATTCTCTACCGGTTTGTACTCGACCCGGCACAAATCTCAAAACTCCGGCTTGAGCGCATCCCCCGCGCCAAGGTGCTCGAAATCCTGAAACGGGAAGGCTACGATGTTCAGGAAGCGGCGCGCCTGGTCGGCAGGTCCGGTGCCGAGCACATCATCGACATCCTCGCCACCAAGCAAACCGGACCGCTTGAACACCGAATCATCGTTGGGTTTGCCTCAGCCGAACGGGCGGTTGACTCAGAAGAGGTCATCAAACTGTACGCCAAGGCATACGATGTCAATGCCCAGGACATCATCCTCATCGCTGTCCCGCGCCTGTCCGAAGATGCCCAGCAGTTTGCCCAGCACTACCATATCCGGGTGTATAACGCCGAAGCGCTCGACCGGCTGCTTGCGGGCGCCGAGCACATCGTCTGA
- a CDS encoding cysteine desulfurase, with amino-acid sequence MKRRVYLDNNSTTPIDPRVRAAIEPYLNEVFGNPSNLHCFGRDAAEGIARAREQVADFLNARPEEIFFTSGGTEANNWAVKGVAVAQMLERGRHIVTSPIEHASILGSVQYLSEQGWQVTYLPVDSYGVVDPAAVQKALTKQTVLVSVMLANNEIGTIEPIKEIAAVCKNAGVLFHTDAVAAAGKMKIDVRELGVDLLTISGHKIHAPKGVGVLFIREGVKIHPLIHGGHHEKGRRAGTENIIGIVAMGTACTILKNEWQSHAAKMLLLRRRLEEEILSRVPDVRLNGHPENRLVNTSHFSVAYVEGEALLMNLDLEGIAVASGSACSSGEPEPSPTVKAINIPPLFRNSVVRFSLGKETTEEDIDYTVAVFERVVKRLRDISPLKGSS; translated from the coding sequence ATGAAACGGCGCGTTTATCTGGACAACAACTCAACAACACCGATTGACCCGCGAGTTCGCGCGGCAATCGAGCCCTATCTGAATGAAGTTTTTGGCAATCCCTCTAATTTGCACTGCTTTGGCCGTGATGCCGCAGAAGGAATCGCCCGGGCACGGGAACAGGTTGCCGATTTCTTAAACGCCCGTCCCGAAGAAATCTTCTTTACCAGCGGCGGTACCGAAGCAAACAACTGGGCAGTCAAAGGGGTGGCGGTTGCCCAGATGCTTGAGCGTGGCCGGCACATTGTTACCAGCCCGATTGAACACGCCTCAATCCTTGGCAGTGTCCAGTACCTGTCCGAGCAGGGCTGGCAGGTAACCTATCTGCCGGTTGACTCCTACGGTGTTGTTGACCCGGCAGCGGTGCAGAAAGCGCTCACAAAACAGACCGTTCTGGTCAGCGTTATGCTCGCTAACAACGAGATTGGCACAATTGAGCCCATCAAGGAGATTGCCGCCGTCTGTAAAAACGCCGGGGTGTTATTCCATACCGATGCGGTCGCTGCCGCCGGTAAGATGAAAATCGATGTCCGGGAACTGGGTGTTGACCTCTTGACCATCTCGGGCCACAAGATTCACGCGCCCAAAGGTGTCGGTGTCCTCTTCATCCGGGAAGGCGTTAAGATTCACCCCCTGATCCACGGTGGCCACCATGAAAAGGGGCGGCGCGCCGGTACCGAAAACATTATCGGCATCGTGGCAATGGGTACGGCATGTACCATCTTGAAGAACGAGTGGCAAAGCCACGCGGCAAAGATGCTATTACTGCGCCGGCGCCTTGAAGAAGAAATCCTTTCCCGGGTGCCGGATGTCCGGCTCAATGGCCATCCGGAAAACCGGCTGGTCAACACCAGCCACTTCAGCGTCGCCTATGTTGAAGGTGAAGCCCTCCTGATGAACTTGGACCTCGAAGGGATTGCGGTTGCCTCGGGCTCGGCCTGCTCTTCTGGCGAACCCGAACCATCGCCCACGGTCAAGGCGATCAACATCCCACCCCTTTTCCGCAATTCGGTTGTCCGATTCTCTTTGGGCAAGGAAACAACCGAGGAAGATATCGACTACACCGTTGCGGTGTTTGAGCGGGTGGTCAAAAGGCTACGGGACATTTCGCCCCTTAAAGGTAGTTCCTAA
- a CDS encoding Coenzyme F420 hydrogenase/dehydrogenase, beta subunit C-terminal domain: MENEPKMRSVEEQKGRLPVASGGPVATIKEVCAQWLEQGILSGIMMPAYSIKGVAAPVLFTDPQIVRQSGVPFLPAMGVNTASVVDEMRFSPAPGVKVGVFLRPCEARAVVELVKLQQVVLDGLVLIGVDCPGTYRTADFSELLDGAVVDFVNRFLQDQARYLNDERFRTACAMCEYPTPLVCDLHIGFLGMNPGEALWVESRSEKGAELYKTMNVEPVPVPESRQLFLKDFRAQRQSRAEERIKELDAKALGPENLVKYFAACLNCHNCMKVCPVCYCRECFFESEALERELDEVVRITRHKGGMRLPQGTLLFHITRMNHMMTSCVQCGICEDSCPVKIGLSVLFKKVSRNAQKEFDYLSGRSLDEPLPLVTFREDEFRTIGE; this comes from the coding sequence ATGGAGAATGAGCCGAAGATGAGAAGCGTAGAAGAGCAAAAGGGCAGATTGCCGGTTGCGAGTGGGGGTCCCGTGGCGACGATAAAGGAGGTTTGTGCCCAATGGCTGGAACAGGGGATTTTGAGTGGCATTATGATGCCCGCCTATTCTATCAAGGGTGTTGCGGCACCGGTCCTTTTTACCGACCCGCAAATAGTGCGGCAGAGCGGGGTACCATTTCTGCCGGCAATGGGCGTGAACACCGCCTCGGTGGTGGACGAAATGAGGTTCAGTCCGGCGCCCGGGGTGAAGGTCGGGGTTTTTTTACGACCCTGTGAGGCGCGGGCGGTTGTTGAACTGGTGAAGTTGCAACAGGTGGTTCTTGATGGGCTGGTTTTAATCGGTGTTGACTGTCCGGGAACTTATCGGACCGCCGATTTTTCTGAACTGCTGGATGGCGCTGTGGTTGATTTTGTCAATCGGTTTTTGCAGGACCAGGCGCGGTATCTGAACGATGAGCGGTTCCGGACCGCCTGCGCAATGTGCGAATATCCAACACCCCTGGTCTGTGACCTGCACATCGGGTTTTTAGGGATGAATCCGGGTGAGGCGTTGTGGGTCGAAAGTAGAAGCGAGAAGGGGGCAGAACTTTATAAAACGATGAATGTTGAACCGGTGCCGGTGCCGGAGTCAAGACAACTGTTTCTAAAAGATTTCCGAGCCCAGAGACAGAGCCGGGCGGAAGAGCGGATTAAAGAACTTGATGCGAAGGCGCTGGGTCCAGAAAATTTAGTCAAGTACTTTGCTGCCTGTTTGAACTGTCACAACTGTATGAAGGTGTGTCCGGTGTGCTACTGCCGGGAGTGCTTTTTTGAGTCCGAGGCGCTGGAGCGGGAACTGGACGAGGTGGTGCGAATCACCCGGCACAAGGGCGGGATGCGGCTGCCGCAGGGAACACTGCTTTTCCACATCACGAGGATGAATCATATGATGACTTCCTGTGTTCAGTGCGGGATTTGCGAAGACTCCTGCCCGGTGAAGATTGGTTTGAGTGTTCTGTTCAAGAAGGTTTCGCGCAACGCCCAGAAGGAGTTTGACTATCTGTCGGGTCGGTCGCTTGATGAGCCTTTGCCGCTGGTGACCTTCCGCGAGGATGAGTTCCGGACGATTGGAGAATGA
- a CDS encoding 4Fe-4S dicluster domain-containing protein, translating into MPEIILTELDSRFRDRIAAKLGDKSFMHCFACGSCTASCPVRRLDEKYNPRRLIRMAILGMKEEVYRSEFIWICSYHSTCLNRCPQKVNIGAVCDAVVRMAEEEKKRGTERKAGERLAETNARAITKEGQKFRNAVRALVPEVAACFICGSCTAVCPEALIDEKKDPRRFIRKVNLGLRDEAFLDEFKDICATHYRCESRCPQGVKINRVMQALRELAEEDGYTYPESLKELER; encoded by the coding sequence ATGCCCGAGATAATTCTCACCGAACTTGACAGTCGATTTCGGGACCGAATTGCGGCGAAACTGGGCGATAAAAGTTTTATGCACTGCTTTGCCTGCGGTTCCTGTACCGCCTCCTGTCCGGTACGGCGGCTGGACGAGAAGTACAACCCCCGGCGGTTGATTCGGATGGCGATTTTGGGGATGAAAGAGGAGGTTTACCGTTCGGAGTTTATCTGGATTTGCTCTTATCATTCAACCTGTCTCAATCGCTGTCCCCAGAAGGTGAATATCGGTGCGGTGTGTGATGCGGTGGTACGGATGGCAGAGGAGGAGAAGAAAAGGGGTACCGAACGGAAAGCGGGCGAGAGGTTGGCGGAAACGAATGCCCGCGCGATTACGAAGGAAGGACAAAAGTTTCGCAATGCGGTGCGGGCGCTCGTCCCGGAAGTTGCCGCCTGTTTTATCTGCGGCAGTTGCACCGCGGTGTGTCCGGAGGCGCTCATCGACGAGAAAAAAGACCCGCGGCGGTTTATCCGGAAGGTAAATCTCGGGTTGCGGGATGAAGCGTTTCTTGACGAGTTTAAAGACATCTGCGCCACCCATTACCGATGTGAAAGCCGGTGTCCGCAAGGGGTAAAGATCAACCGGGTGATGCAGGCGCTACGGGAACTGGCGGAAGAGGATGGTTATACCTATCCGGAATCGTTGAAGGAACTGGAGCGGTGA
- a CDS encoding vitamin B12-dependent ribonucleotide reductase, with product MDRVSLSANALEVLRRRYLRRDEQGNIVETPEAMFLRVAKTIAEVDAQYGAPASAVDRLTEEFYQLMSTLLFLPNSPTLMNAGTELGQLSACFVLPVGDSMEEIFDAVKFAALIHKSGGGTGFSFSRLRPKGDVVGSTKGVSSGPLSFMSVFDAATEAVKQGGRRRGANMGLLRVDHPDIQEFITCKDDPNRFTNFNISVGVTEEFMRAVIEDRDYALINPRSREVVQRLRAQEVFNLIVHQAWKNGEPGIVFLDRVNAANPVPAEGEIEATNPCGEQPLLPYESCNLGSINLARMVKDGAVDWELLGQVVHKAVHFLDNVIDANRYPLPVIAEKTRRNRKIGLGVMGWADMLAQLGIPYNAPEALQLAEAVMKFIFEQGKKASHHLAKSRGVFPNFEKSVYYPDEELRNATITTIAPTGSLSIIAGCSSGIEPYFALAFERNILDGTRLKEVNPYLQAELKKRGIWNQAVEQALLAEGKVTNIPDVPDDVKPRFLTALELTPEEHIRMQAAFQRYVHNAVSKTVNLANSACEDDVRRVFLLAYELGCKGVTVYRDGSRAAQVLSVKSPAAAVKPRGRAHLLTGVTRKMATGCGNLYVTINRDESGRLFEVFTNIGKAGVCAQAQAEAIGRLVSLILRSGVDPRQIVKQLKGISCQSPAWSKNEKITSCADAIAKALEQELGEVVEVEKNNEGACPDCGGRVEFQEGCLVCVSCGFSKCP from the coding sequence ATGGACAGGGTGTCTTTATCCGCCAATGCGCTTGAGGTGCTGCGGCGGCGCTATCTGCGCCGGGATGAGCAGGGTAATATTGTTGAGACCCCGGAGGCGATGTTCTTACGGGTGGCAAAGACGATTGCGGAGGTTGATGCCCAATACGGTGCGCCCGCGTCTGCGGTTGATAGGCTGACAGAGGAGTTTTACCAGTTGATGAGCACCCTGCTGTTTCTGCCCAATTCACCTACTTTGATGAACGCGGGAACCGAACTGGGTCAGTTGAGCGCCTGTTTTGTTCTGCCGGTGGGAGATTCAATGGAGGAGATTTTTGATGCGGTGAAGTTTGCGGCGCTGATTCACAAGTCGGGCGGTGGTACCGGTTTCAGTTTCTCGCGGCTCAGGCCCAAAGGGGATGTTGTTGGCTCAACCAAAGGGGTCAGTTCCGGTCCGCTCTCTTTTATGAGCGTGTTTGATGCGGCAACCGAAGCGGTAAAACAGGGTGGCAGGCGCCGGGGCGCGAATATGGGGCTTTTACGGGTTGACCATCCGGACATTCAGGAGTTTATCACCTGTAAGGACGACCCGAACCGATTCACGAACTTTAACATCTCGGTCGGTGTGACCGAGGAGTTTATGCGGGCGGTGATAGAGGACCGAGATTACGCGCTCATCAATCCCCGTTCCCGGGAAGTGGTACAGCGGTTGCGGGCGCAGGAGGTGTTCAATCTCATCGTCCATCAGGCGTGGAAGAACGGCGAACCGGGGATAGTTTTTCTTGACCGGGTGAATGCGGCGAATCCGGTGCCCGCAGAAGGCGAAATTGAGGCGACCAACCCCTGCGGTGAACAGCCGCTCTTGCCCTATGAGTCGTGCAATCTCGGTTCCATCAATTTGGCGCGCATGGTTAAAGACGGTGCGGTGGACTGGGAACTGCTCGGTCAGGTGGTACACAAGGCGGTGCACTTCCTTGACAATGTGATTGACGCCAACCGCTATCCGCTACCGGTGATTGCCGAAAAGACGCGGCGTAATCGGAAGATTGGGCTGGGAGTGATGGGCTGGGCTGATATGCTGGCGCAACTGGGTATTCCCTACAACGCCCCGGAGGCGCTCCAGTTAGCGGAAGCGGTGATGAAGTTTATTTTCGAACAGGGCAAAAAGGCGTCCCATCATCTGGCAAAGTCAAGGGGTGTATTCCCGAACTTTGAGAAAAGTGTTTATTATCCGGATGAGGAGTTACGCAATGCGACGATTACCACCATTGCACCGACCGGCAGTTTGAGCATCATCGCCGGTTGCAGTAGCGGGATTGAGCCCTACTTTGCCCTTGCCTTTGAGCGCAACATTCTGGATGGCACGCGGTTGAAAGAGGTCAATCCTTATTTACAGGCAGAACTTAAAAAGCGGGGCATCTGGAACCAGGCGGTGGAACAGGCTTTGCTTGCCGAAGGGAAAGTTACCAACATTCCCGATGTGCCGGACGATGTGAAACCGCGGTTTTTGACCGCACTGGAGTTGACGCCAGAGGAGCATATCCGGATGCAGGCGGCGTTCCAGCGCTATGTGCACAATGCGGTGAGTAAGACGGTGAATCTGGCAAACAGTGCGTGCGAAGATGATGTGCGCCGGGTATTTCTTTTAGCCTATGAACTCGGTTGTAAAGGGGTGACGGTCTATCGGGACGGGTCAAGGGCAGCCCAGGTTTTATCGGTGAAAAGTCCAGCGGCGGCGGTTAAACCGCGGGGGCGTGCCCATTTGTTAACCGGGGTGACGCGCAAGATGGCAACCGGCTGTGGCAATCTCTATGTGACGATTAACCGGGATGAGAGCGGTCGGCTGTTTGAGGTGTTTACCAACATCGGTAAAGCCGGGGTGTGCGCGCAGGCGCAGGCTGAGGCGATTGGTCGGCTGGTGTCGCTCATACTGCGCAGCGGGGTTGACCCCAGGCAGATTGTCAAACAGTTGAAGGGGATATCGTGCCAGTCGCCCGCCTGGTCAAAAAATGAGAAGATTACCAGTTGTGCTGATGCCATCGCCAAGGCGCTGGAGCAGGAGCTGGGTGAGGTTGTGGAGGTAGAGAAGAATAATGAAGGTGCCTGTCCGGACTGTGGGGGCAGGGTGGAGTTTCAGGAGGGGTGTCTGGTTTGCGTCTCGTGCGGATTCAGTAAATGTCCGTGA
- a CDS encoding FAD-dependent oxidoreductase translates to MEREQKVNSAEEQQGPKPVNAALVIGGGIGGVQAALDLADTGCRVYLVERAPAIGGYMAMLDKTFPTNDCSMCILSPKLVNCARHPNIELLTLTELKQIQGEPGNFQVQLVRYARSVDLNKCTGCGLCLEKCPVKLPNEFEGGLSQRRAIYRLYAQAVPNAPVIDRTHCLKFTKDRCGTCARVCTAGAIDYNQKDEEITVGVGAIVVAPGSEIVPPRIRPEYGYGRFRNVVTSLEFERILSASGPFGGHIKRPGDGKEPNRIAWIQCFGSRDETVGKGYCSSVCCMYATKEAVIAKEHARQIEPTVFYMDMRAFGKDFDRYIERAQAQYGVRFVRARIAELREEPETKDIVVRYADDNGQRSERFDMVVLSCGFVPPDQVRVLNERLQVPMNEFSYPDVTLWDPVTVREGIFISGSGQAPKDIPETVVSASAAAARALKLIKGIGGGKGKEAVAGEQVAPGEVVTPRIGVFVCHCGINIGGIVRVPEVVEFARSLPGVVYAEENLYSCSADTLEKIKLRIKEHRLNRVVVASCSPRTHEPLFQATVAEAGLNPHLFAMANIRDQCSWVHMEEPDKATLKAKDLVKMAVARVRRQEPLEPVKLPVTRAGLVLGGGIAGMSAARALADAGFDVYLVEREKELGGNARTISRTIEGEDVKKRLEQMVATVNSHPRIKVYTGATVKKIDGFVGSYETTLEHEGDLIKVKHGVVILATGARYREPAEYLYGKSDQVKTQKELEQMIEMGAVAKWSGANTVVMIQCVGSRDDERPYCSRICCTQAIKNAIALKELNPETDLFILYRDIRTYGLKEKYYRKARELGVNFIRFEKERPPVVETKDGRLTVQVFEPVLGTGIEIVPDLLVLSSGVVPQPDASELAKMLKVPLHQDGFFLEAHAKLRPVDFATDGVFLCGLCHYPKFIDEAIASAQAAAGRAATVLAREFIEGEPYQAVVNPARCAACHMCETLCAYRAIEVKLVNERTGKFAAVVNPALCKGCGACAANCRSEAIDIKGFKSENIVREIAALFQ, encoded by the coding sequence ATGGAAAGAGAACAGAAGGTAAATAGCGCAGAAGAGCAGCAGGGTCCAAAGCCGGTTAATGCGGCGTTAGTAATCGGTGGAGGAATTGGCGGGGTACAGGCAGCGCTCGATTTAGCCGATACCGGCTGCCGGGTCTATTTAGTAGAACGGGCGCCGGCGATTGGCGGTTATATGGCGATGCTGGACAAGACCTTCCCCACCAATGACTGCTCGATGTGTATCCTTTCCCCCAAACTGGTCAACTGCGCCCGGCATCCGAACATTGAACTTTTGACCCTCACGGAGTTAAAACAGATTCAGGGCGAGCCGGGAAATTTTCAGGTGCAACTGGTGCGCTATGCCCGTTCGGTTGACCTCAACAAATGCACCGGTTGCGGTCTCTGTTTAGAGAAGTGTCCGGTGAAACTGCCCAATGAGTTTGAAGGCGGCTTGTCCCAGCGCCGGGCGATTTACCGGCTTTATGCCCAGGCGGTACCAAACGCGCCGGTGATTGACCGTACGCACTGTTTAAAGTTTACCAAGGACCGGTGCGGTACCTGTGCCCGGGTGTGCACGGCGGGCGCGATTGATTACAACCAGAAGGATGAAGAGATAACGGTTGGGGTTGGGGCAATTGTGGTGGCGCCGGGAAGTGAGATTGTTCCGCCCCGAATCAGGCCTGAGTACGGGTATGGACGGTTCCGGAATGTTGTAACCAGTCTGGAGTTTGAGCGGATTCTGTCGGCATCAGGGCCATTTGGCGGCCACATCAAGCGACCGGGTGACGGTAAGGAGCCGAACAGGATTGCCTGGATTCAGTGCTTTGGTTCCCGGGACGAGACGGTTGGAAAGGGTTACTGTTCTTCGGTTTGCTGTATGTATGCGACCAAGGAGGCGGTGATTGCCAAAGAGCACGCCCGGCAGATTGAGCCGACAGTTTTCTATATGGATATGAGGGCGTTTGGCAAGGATTTTGACCGCTATATTGAACGGGCACAAGCCCAGTACGGGGTTCGGTTTGTGCGGGCAAGGATTGCCGAGTTGCGCGAGGAACCGGAGACAAAAGACATCGTGGTGCGCTATGCCGACGATAACGGGCAGCGTTCAGAGCGGTTTGATATGGTGGTACTTTCGTGCGGATTTGTGCCCCCGGACCAGGTCCGGGTATTGAACGAACGGTTACAGGTGCCGATGAATGAGTTTTCTTATCCCGATGTAACCCTCTGGGACCCGGTCACCGTTCGGGAAGGGATATTTATCTCAGGCAGTGGCCAGGCACCGAAGGACATCCCTGAGACGGTGGTTTCCGCTTCGGCAGCAGCGGCAAGGGCATTGAAATTGATCAAGGGGATAGGCGGCGGTAAAGGTAAAGAAGCGGTTGCCGGTGAACAGGTTGCGCCGGGTGAAGTTGTGACACCGCGGATTGGTGTTTTTGTGTGTCACTGTGGTATTAACATCGGCGGTATTGTGCGGGTTCCGGAGGTTGTGGAGTTTGCCCGGAGTTTGCCCGGTGTGGTGTATGCCGAAGAGAACCTTTACTCCTGTTCGGCGGACACCCTGGAGAAGATTAAACTGCGTATCAAAGAGCACCGACTGAATCGGGTGGTGGTCGCCTCCTGTTCACCCCGCACCCACGAACCGCTGTTTCAGGCGACCGTTGCCGAAGCCGGTCTGAATCCTCATCTGTTTGCGATGGCGAACATTCGGGACCAGTGTTCCTGGGTGCATATGGAAGAGCCGGATAAGGCAACCTTGAAGGCAAAGGACCTGGTGAAAATGGCGGTGGCGCGGGTGCGGCGCCAGGAGCCACTAGAGCCGGTCAAGTTGCCGGTGACCAGAGCCGGTTTAGTTTTAGGGGGCGGGATTGCGGGGATGAGTGCGGCACGGGCGCTTGCCGATGCCGGGTTTGATGTTTATCTGGTGGAAAGGGAAAAAGAACTGGGCGGTAATGCCCGAACCATCAGCCGGACAATTGAAGGTGAAGATGTAAAGAAAAGGCTCGAGCAGATGGTGGCGACTGTGAACTCCCATCCCCGAATCAAGGTTTACACCGGCGCGACCGTGAAGAAAATTGATGGGTTTGTCGGTTCCTACGAAACGACCCTGGAGCACGAGGGTGATTTGATTAAGGTGAAGCACGGTGTGGTGATTCTGGCAACAGGCGCAAGGTACCGGGAGCCAGCAGAGTATCTCTACGGTAAGTCAGATCAGGTGAAGACCCAAAAGGAACTGGAACAAATGATTGAAATGGGCGCGGTGGCTAAATGGTCAGGTGCCAATACCGTGGTGATGATTCAGTGCGTTGGTTCCCGGGATGATGAACGTCCTTACTGTTCGCGTATCTGCTGTACCCAGGCGATTAAAAATGCCATTGCCTTGAAGGAACTGAATCCCGAGACCGATCTGTTTATTCTCTATCGGGACATCAGAACCTATGGTTTGAAAGAGAAGTACTACCGCAAGGCGCGCGAACTGGGTGTGAACTTCATTCGGTTTGAAAAGGAGCGCCCGCCGGTGGTCGAGACCAAAGATGGCAGGCTGACGGTTCAGGTGTTTGAACCAGTACTGGGTACCGGGATTGAGATTGTGCCCGACCTTTTAGTGCTCTCCTCGGGTGTGGTGCCCCAGCCCGATGCCAGCGAACTGGCAAAGATGCTCAAGGTGCCCTTACACCAGGACGGGTTTTTCCTTGAAGCCCATGCGAAACTCAGGCCCGTGGACTTTGCCACCGATGGGGTATTTTTGTGTGGTTTGTGTCACTATCCCAAGTTTATCGACGAGGCGATTGCTTCGGCACAGGCGGCAGCGGGCCGGGCGGCAACGGTTCTTGCCCGGGAGTTTATTGAGGGCGAGCCCTATCAGGCGGTTGTCAATCCGGCACGGTGCGCGGCGTGCCATATGTGCGAAACGCTCTGCGCCTATCGGGCGATTGAGGTAAAACTGGTCAACGAGCGTACCGGTAAATTTGCCGCGGTGGTCAATCCGGCGCTGTGCAAGGGCTGTGGTGCCTGTGCGGCAAACTGCCGGAGCGAGGCGATTGACATCAAAGGGTTTAAATCCGAAAACATCGTGCGGGAAATCGCCGCGCTGTTTCAGTGA